A single region of the Prevotella sp. HUN102 genome encodes:
- a CDS encoding Fur family transcriptional regulator: protein MDIINLLTRHGVKPTANRILIAEMLSKQTFPMSMKELEVKIQTIDKSNIFRTLTLFREHHLVHQVEDGDDVVRYELCTSDNHDEDDDMHVHFYCESCHRTYCLAEISIPKVDLPEGYAQNSINYMIKGICPRCKK from the coding sequence ATGGATATTATCAACTTACTTACGCGACACGGCGTAAAACCCACTGCGAACAGGATTCTGATAGCCGAAATGCTGTCGAAACAAACGTTTCCTATGTCGATGAAGGAACTGGAAGTGAAGATTCAGACGATAGACAAGTCCAATATCTTCAGGACATTGACCCTCTTCAGAGAACATCATCTTGTGCATCAGGTAGAAGATGGCGATGATGTTGTGCGCTATGAACTCTGTACGAGCGACAATCACGACGAAGACGACGATATGCACGTGCATTTCTATTGTGAATCGTGCCACAGAACTTATTGTCTGGCTGAAATCTCCATACCAAAGGTGGATTTGCCCGAAGGATATGCGCAGAACAGTATTAATTATATGATTAAAGGTATCTGCCCACGCTGCAAGAAATAG
- a CDS encoding MraY family glycosyltransferase, which yields MLTYIIVSLLALILSSVCGFIIIPRILKYCKDKNLYDIPNQRKVHKNAVPRLGGVSFLPSMLIATVIALLVWSYAYNGKKIQISPWTIYFALGLVVIYTIGLLDDIFGVKAKHKFFIQIFVSSLLPISSLYINNFYGFLGIEQVPFWIGAPLTVFVLVFIMNAINLIDGIDGLSSGLSFIALTGFFYCFFVEQLWVYCILIAGLMGVLIPYFYFNMFGKAENNKKIFMGDSGSLTIGYILGVLLVKFCMDNPHVMNYRKESMFLSVTLLIVPVFDVCRVIIARIVHGYGIFRPDKNHIHHKMMRMGLTQHQALVAIIGLAIFFIVLNNALLGVFNITILIFIDIFVYSFLHLSIINPIIKRKGLKPFQEV from the coding sequence ATGCTTACATACATCATAGTTAGTCTTTTAGCTTTAATCCTGAGCAGCGTTTGCGGTTTTATCATTATTCCCCGCATTTTAAAATATTGCAAGGATAAGAATTTATATGATATTCCCAATCAGAGAAAAGTACATAAAAACGCAGTTCCTCGTTTAGGAGGTGTGTCTTTTCTGCCAAGTATGCTGATAGCAACGGTTATTGCTCTATTAGTTTGGTCGTATGCCTACAATGGCAAGAAAATTCAAATCAGTCCTTGGACTATCTATTTTGCATTGGGACTGGTTGTCATTTACACTATCGGACTTTTAGATGATATCTTTGGAGTAAAAGCAAAACATAAATTCTTCATACAGATTTTTGTATCTTCTCTCCTCCCCATTTCATCACTATACATCAATAATTTTTATGGATTTCTCGGTATTGAGCAAGTTCCTTTCTGGATTGGCGCACCACTAACAGTCTTTGTCCTTGTCTTCATAATGAACGCCATCAATCTGATTGACGGAATAGATGGATTATCTTCGGGTCTATCATTCATTGCACTTACCGGTTTCTTCTACTGCTTCTTTGTAGAGCAACTATGGGTTTACTGTATTCTCATTGCAGGACTGATGGGTGTCTTGATTCCATATTTCTATTTCAATATGTTCGGCAAAGCAGAGAACAACAAGAAGATTTTTATGGGCGATTCCGGTTCATTAACAATTGGCTATATTTTGGGCGTACTTCTCGTCAAGTTCTGTATGGATAATCCTCACGTAATGAACTATCGTAAAGAATCAATGTTCCTCTCCGTAACCTTATTGATAGTACCGGTATTTGACGTATGCAGGGTAATCATAGCACGAATAGTACACGGATATGGAATTTTCCGACCAGATAAAAATCATATACATCACAAGATGATGAGAATGGGCTTAACACAGCACCAAGCATTGGTTGCCATCATTGGATTGGCCATTTTCTTCATTGTGCTCAACAATGCACTTTTAGGCGTATTTAATATCACTATATTGATTTTTATTGATATTTTTGTCTATTCATTCTTACATCTGAGCATTATCAATCCCATAATAAAAAGGAAAGGCTTAAAGCCTTTCCAAGAAGTTTAG
- a CDS encoding GSCFA domain-containing protein, translated as MEFRTIVDIPKPDFEIQSGERILFVGSCFADNIGQRFVDERFRTKVNPFGVMYNPASVLHTVEQMDEAFDTVVITLGTNHVYIEKATGEIVDNCRKRAQRLFSEEALTVDACCDYLRQAILIAKVHNPNVRIILTISPIRYAKYGYHESQLSKSTLLLAVDRLVRMYSGEVVYFPAYEIINDELRDYRFYKSDMLHPSEQAVEYIWERLVEVYFSAQARQFLREWKPVKEAFAHRPFNPESEEYKEFIENMKERNRELERKYGLTPLFGKE; from the coding sequence ATGGAATTTAGAACGATAGTAGACATACCGAAGCCCGATTTCGAGATTCAGTCAGGCGAACGAATCCTGTTCGTGGGTTCTTGCTTTGCCGATAACATCGGTCAGCGATTCGTGGATGAGAGATTTCGCACGAAGGTAAATCCCTTTGGCGTGATGTATAACCCGGCTTCGGTTCTCCACACGGTGGAACAAATGGATGAGGCTTTCGATACAGTAGTCATTACGTTAGGTACTAACCACGTCTACATAGAGAAAGCCACGGGAGAGATAGTGGATAATTGCAGAAAGCGGGCACAGCGATTGTTCAGCGAAGAGGCATTGACTGTCGATGCGTGTTGCGATTATCTTCGGCAGGCAATACTGATTGCAAAGGTGCATAATCCCAACGTGAGAATCATTCTTACGATAAGCCCAATCCGATATGCCAAATACGGCTATCACGAGAGCCAATTGTCGAAATCCACTTTGCTTCTGGCAGTAGACCGTCTGGTGCGTATGTATTCGGGAGAAGTAGTTTATTTCCCTGCCTATGAGATTATCAACGACGAATTGCGCGACTATCGTTTCTATAAATCCGATATGCTTCATCCGAGCGAACAAGCCGTTGAATACATTTGGGAACGGTTGGTTGAAGTTTATTTCTCAGCCCAAGCCAGACAGTTCCTCAGGGAATGGAAGCCCGTCAAGGAAGCATTTGCACATCGTCCGTTCAATCCTGAAAGCGAGGAATACAAGGAATTTATTGAGAATATGAAAGAACGGAACAGGGAACTGGAAAGAAAATACGGTCTCACACCCTTGTTTGGGAAGGAATAG
- a CDS encoding glycosyltransferase family 2 protein, which yields MKISIVTATFNSEATIADTINSVLSQDYKDIEYIIVDGGSTDKTMEIVKSKIQEFGNRLKYISESDKGIYDAMNKGIRMASGEIVGILNSDDYYTSSDVLSTYAKEFSDKNIDAVYGDIHFIRENEPSKIARYYSSRIFRPSLLRFGFMPAHPSFYLRRSVYEKAGLYSLDYKIGSDFEMMVRLFKKNHITYKYIAKDVVTMRMGGASTNGVGSHYQLLKEDTRACKSNGIFTHPLLISLKYIYKVFEFKLW from the coding sequence ATGAAAATATCAATAGTAACTGCAACTTTTAATAGCGAGGCTACCATTGCCGATACGATAAATTCTGTTTTAAGCCAGGATTATAAAGATATTGAATATATCATTGTGGATGGAGGATCTACGGATAAAACAATGGAAATTGTTAAATCCAAGATACAAGAGTTTGGCAATAGATTAAAATATATATCTGAAAGCGATAAAGGAATCTATGACGCTATGAATAAGGGAATTAGAATGGCAAGTGGAGAAATTGTTGGTATATTAAACTCAGACGACTATTATACTTCTTCAGATGTTCTTTCAACTTATGCCAAGGAGTTTTCAGATAAAAATATAGATGCAGTTTACGGTGATATACATTTTATTCGTGAGAATGAGCCAAGTAAGATAGCGCGTTATTATTCATCAAGGATTTTTCGTCCTTCGTTGTTACGTTTTGGTTTTATGCCCGCTCACCCCTCTTTTTATTTGCGTCGTTCTGTTTACGAAAAGGCAGGTCTTTATAGTTTGGATTATAAAATTGGGTCAGATTTTGAAATGATGGTGCGCTTGTTTAAAAAGAATCATATAACTTATAAATATATTGCAAAAGATGTTGTAACTATGCGTATGGGAGGGGCAAGTACAAATGGAGTAGGGAGCCATTATCAACTTTTGAAAGAAGATACAAGAGCCTGTAAATCAAATGGTATCTTTACGCACCCTTTGCTGATTTCGTTGAAATACATATACAAAGTATTTGAATTTAAATTATGGTAG
- a CDS encoding LicD family protein: MKLKIKTGNGVYRYKFVPIYPGIKPINKTIAFENLLLLKKICDANNLHFLLYYGTLLGAIREKDFITHDEDIDLALKLEDMPHFLDLLFELRKNGFEMARYESRGFMSIIRKGEYIDLYFFGIYPKHNDRRYCARDVLPKKFIEDTKNIEFKGETFETCADPVGFLELYYGEDWKTPQPFFDFNMSKLTKFKMFLSQYIKALLPQSIVETLQAKRDAKYLDRLETESASKI; this comes from the coding sequence ATGAAACTAAAGATAAAAACAGGCAATGGGGTTTATAGATACAAATTCGTCCCCATCTATCCGGGAATCAAACCCATAAATAAAACCATTGCATTCGAGAATCTGCTGCTATTGAAAAAAATATGCGATGCAAACAACCTACATTTTCTTCTTTACTATGGCACACTATTAGGTGCTATCAGAGAGAAAGATTTTATCACACACGATGAAGATATTGACCTTGCTCTCAAGCTAGAAGATATGCCACATTTTCTTGACCTTTTATTTGAATTACGAAAAAATGGATTTGAGATGGCAAGATACGAGTCCCGTGGTTTTATGTCCATTATCAGAAAAGGGGAATATATCGACCTTTATTTCTTTGGTATCTACCCAAAGCACAATGACCGTCGCTACTGTGCCCGTGATGTGCTTCCAAAAAAATTCATCGAAGATACAAAAAACATAGAATTTAAAGGCGAAACTTTTGAGACTTGTGCCGACCCCGTTGGTTTTTTGGAACTCTATTATGGAGAAGACTGGAAGACTCCTCAACCATTTTTTGATTTCAACATGTCAAAACTAACAAAGTTCAAGATGTTCCTCTCACAATACATCAAGGCACTCCTTCCTCAGTCAATTGTAGAAACATTGCAAGCTAAAAGAGATGCCAAATACCTTGATCGATTAGAAACGGAATCTGCATCTAAAATTTAA
- a CDS encoding lipocalin-like domain-containing protein, producing the protein MKIKQIKILFAILVAMLGLASCSLFETDNAPEELEGMWYLTEKKTYDGTADCRSQRIFWSFQGKLLELEDKSRTHSSILYHYAKEGSKLVLENPYRYDRENGDELLTEPSLLLFYGINSLSVTYTISINDDKLILNDGQNELHFIKF; encoded by the coding sequence ATGAAGATAAAACAGATAAAAATATTGTTCGCTATTCTTGTCGCAATGTTGGGACTTGCTTCCTGTTCACTCTTTGAAACGGATAATGCGCCGGAAGAGTTGGAGGGAATGTGGTATTTGACAGAAAAGAAAACTTATGACGGGACAGCAGATTGCAGAAGTCAGCGCATATTCTGGTCTTTTCAGGGAAAACTTTTAGAATTGGAGGATAAGAGCCGAACACATTCAAGTATTTTGTATCATTATGCGAAAGAGGGAAGTAAACTGGTGCTTGAAAATCCCTATCGTTATGATAGAGAAAATGGAGATGAATTGCTGACAGAACCTTCACTCCTCTTGTTTTACGGCATCAATTCTTTGTCCGTCACTTATACAATATCTATAAATGATGATAAATTGATTTTGAATGACGGACAAAACGAACTTCATTTCATAAAGTTCTAA
- a CDS encoding O-antigen polymerase: MSEALLNNILAIGFLSVWVITLICYQFRRNIWDGGSAIITAYIIYAIFSILSLNDPLFSIAYNPLKVFPYIYLYLMMMIALTPLIVVHYRPTSTIQPIYTRILGFISVIILLSTILMIPGIMKDSANLVDIVADPSAGKEAYMEKIEGVETSGSAIRNLPAIIFNSLSDIAIFIFFYYLTLEKKNKFFLFCLSAGIIANFIVAITQGQRSGVALAVFTIIGGYMLFKQYIQAKIKKIFSIIGIAAAILIAIPFTAITVSRFGEDSDASGTIEGFISWYVGQGSLYFNNFGLDAGGTRNGDRTANLIKRIIDPKTPKNFMERRDKYHNLNIDDHFFTTFVGDFTIDYGPVYTVVIFIMFNLLIIVLTRTRGSSIKLRQLLLLYFVLCINMQGGMYLFSYSDIGGNLRIINFILLYTYLLYHEKLEDTFPKEATAITKKE, from the coding sequence ATGTCAGAAGCATTATTAAACAATATACTTGCAATAGGATTTCTTTCTGTATGGGTAATCACACTTATTTGTTACCAATTCAGACGAAATATATGGGATGGAGGAAGTGCGATCATCACAGCATACATCATTTATGCGATATTCTCAATTCTTTCACTGAACGATCCACTCTTTTCAATAGCGTATAATCCGCTAAAAGTGTTCCCCTACATCTATCTGTATTTGATGATGATGATAGCACTAACTCCTTTAATTGTTGTCCATTACCGACCAACAAGCACCATACAACCTATCTATACACGCATATTAGGATTCATTAGTGTTATTATTTTGCTTAGTACCATTCTTATGATTCCAGGCATAATGAAGGATAGTGCCAACCTTGTTGATATTGTTGCCGACCCTTCAGCAGGAAAAGAGGCATATATGGAAAAAATAGAAGGAGTCGAAACTTCTGGAAGTGCCATTAGGAATCTTCCTGCAATCATATTCAACTCACTTAGCGACATTGCTATATTCATATTTTTCTATTATCTTACCTTAGAAAAGAAGAATAAGTTTTTCCTTTTCTGCCTATCAGCAGGCATCATTGCCAACTTCATTGTAGCCATTACACAGGGACAACGTTCAGGAGTAGCCTTAGCTGTCTTTACCATTATCGGAGGCTATATGCTGTTCAAACAATACATTCAAGCAAAAATAAAAAAGATATTTAGCATCATAGGAATAGCAGCAGCTATCTTAATCGCCATTCCATTCACGGCGATAACCGTAAGTCGATTTGGCGAGGATAGTGATGCATCAGGAACCATAGAAGGTTTCATCAGCTGGTATGTTGGACAAGGAAGTTTATACTTCAATAACTTTGGCTTAGATGCAGGAGGAACACGCAACGGAGACCGAACAGCAAATTTAATAAAGAGAATAATCGACCCTAAAACTCCCAAAAACTTTATGGAACGAAGGGACAAATATCACAACCTAAACATAGACGACCATTTCTTCACCACCTTTGTTGGTGATTTTACCATAGATTACGGCCCTGTTTATACGGTTGTTATATTTATTATGTTCAATTTACTCATTATCGTTCTTACACGAACACGTGGATCTTCAATCAAACTCCGCCAACTTCTCCTTCTCTACTTTGTCCTCTGCATCAACATGCAAGGAGGGATGTATCTTTTCTCCTATTCAGATATCGGTGGTAATCTAAGAATTATCAACTTCATATTACTCTATACCTACTTACTGTATCACGAGAAATTAGAAGATACTTTCCCAAAAGAAGCAACAGCTATCACAAAGAAAGAATAA
- a CDS encoding right-handed parallel beta-helix repeat-containing protein, translating into MKVYLLSLFMSICIQLTAQDKIFTINPGEDIEKRWIEATTYFQRYQDSNVALIFSQGTYSIRNELKLSNIRGKGSFQIIGSPSGSVAIYGSIDISNFSIVKNIGNSFLLKTKLNEELINKFSELTSDYNRLELYMDGQRMNVARYPDEGFITITDVTGITETENGAYKEGFIKYEDKMLTHLSSDSYLNGFWNYDWDATYQKVEEIDKQNKIIILGDSHYGYRKGGRFYALNAYDFLNVPGEYYLDKSTATLYIVSNHKNTTVQIPVNQGWAMLNFDNSENISVEGIRFSCGLNRAITASNTTNVRIKGCHFSCFGADCLYFTNCQNSLFTNNYFNEVCEKCIWVSGGDRKNLISSETEITNNVFRNSSLYHFTYEQAVNFTGCGLHISHNEFSNMPSSALWISGNDAIVENNLFENLATVCDDQGGFDTYKDPSYRGLVFRHNYWRNIGGRNREKVAAIRLDDLISGVLIEDNFFEQCGSKQYGAIEVHAGKDNIIRNNTIFNCPLAISFHNYENYWQNSIKSKDIQKKIYDDVNINSNVYKNKYPELKRNILRGADRNIINGNLIVNCDKVFSYRLNTNTFTQNKIINTTTKLQPNFPYGPINNPYKQ; encoded by the coding sequence ATGAAAGTCTATCTTCTGTCTTTGTTTATGTCCATCTGTATTCAGCTAACTGCTCAAGACAAGATTTTCACTATCAATCCCGGAGAAGATATTGAGAAACGATGGATTGAAGCGACGACTTATTTCCAAAGATACCAAGATTCAAATGTTGCTCTAATATTCTCACAGGGTACTTATAGCATTAGAAATGAGCTCAAGCTGTCAAACATTCGTGGTAAAGGTTCTTTCCAAATAATAGGTTCTCCATCAGGAAGTGTTGCTATATATGGCAGCATCGATATCAGTAATTTCAGCATTGTCAAGAATATTGGCAATTCTTTTCTGCTCAAAACAAAACTTAACGAAGAACTTATCAACAAGTTTAGTGAATTAACATCCGATTATAATCGCTTAGAATTATATATGGATGGACAGCGTATGAACGTCGCACGTTATCCTGACGAAGGATTTATCACTATTACGGATGTAACAGGTATAACAGAAACAGAGAATGGAGCGTATAAAGAAGGATTTATCAAATACGAAGACAAGATGCTAACTCATTTGTCGTCAGATTCCTATCTAAATGGTTTTTGGAACTATGACTGGGATGCCACCTATCAGAAAGTAGAGGAAATAGATAAGCAAAACAAAATCATCATACTGGGAGACAGCCATTACGGCTATCGTAAGGGAGGACGCTTCTATGCACTCAATGCTTATGACTTTCTCAATGTTCCCGGAGAATATTATCTTGACAAGTCTACGGCTACCCTCTACATTGTCTCAAATCATAAAAATACTACCGTCCAAATTCCCGTCAATCAAGGATGGGCTATGCTTAATTTTGATAATTCCGAGAATATATCTGTTGAAGGAATTCGTTTTTCCTGTGGTTTAAATAGAGCTATAACAGCAAGCAACACGACAAATGTAAGAATCAAAGGATGTCATTTTTCGTGTTTCGGAGCCGACTGTCTGTATTTTACAAATTGTCAGAATAGTCTGTTTACAAATAATTATTTCAATGAGGTTTGCGAGAAGTGTATTTGGGTTTCTGGAGGAGACAGGAAAAACTTAATATCCTCTGAAACTGAAATAACCAATAATGTTTTTCGTAATTCCAGTCTCTACCATTTTACTTATGAGCAAGCTGTCAATTTCACAGGTTGTGGTCTTCACATCAGCCATAATGAATTTAGCAATATGCCGTCATCTGCATTATGGATAAGTGGCAATGATGCAATCGTTGAAAATAATCTCTTTGAAAATCTGGCTACAGTCTGCGATGACCAAGGAGGCTTTGATACCTATAAAGATCCTTCCTATCGTGGACTCGTCTTCAGACACAACTACTGGAGAAACATTGGAGGAAGAAATCGTGAAAAAGTTGCAGCTATCCGGTTAGATGACTTAATATCAGGCGTACTGATTGAAGATAACTTTTTCGAGCAATGTGGTTCAAAACAATACGGAGCCATAGAGGTCCACGCAGGTAAAGACAACATCATAAGAAATAATACTATCTTCAATTGTCCTTTAGCTATCAGTTTTCATAACTACGAAAACTATTGGCAGAATAGTATAAAATCGAAAGATATTCAGAAAAAAATATACGATGATGTCAATATAAACTCCAATGTTTACAAGAATAAATATCCTGAACTCAAACGGAATATTCTCCGAGGTGCAGACAGAAACATTATAAACGGAAATCTTATCGTCAATTGCGATAAAGTCTTCAGTTACAGACTCAATACCAATACGTTTACCCAAAATAAGATTATCAACACGACAACCAAACTACAACCAAACTTTCCATACGGACCAATAAATAATCCATACAAGCAATAA
- a CDS encoding glycoside hydrolase family 99-like domain-containing protein → MKARVIAYYLPQFYPIPENDEAWGPGFTEWINVAKAKPQFRGHYQPHIPADLSFYDLRVPEVREKQAQMAKDAGVEGFCYWHYWFGNGKMLLQDVFQEVLASGKPDFPFCLAWANHDWTTKTWKNDGKKMMIAKQTYPGEKDYIAHFNYVLPAFKDHRYITIDDMPIFPIFDPYAFQDITNFIQKWQELAKMNGLKGIYFIAIINSTTTMQRKEDGSIERVLPNLNSSKKVYEDILSLGFQGINSIGKSRAEMITQGKFLRILSMVAHKRLPFLPSLKYNYPKVVKNFFAPEDSWSNVYPTILPQWDRTPRAANSEGIYINATPENFKTHIKDALKFIDGRDEQHKVLFLRSWNEWGEGNYVEPDSKYGHGFLEALKDTII, encoded by the coding sequence ATGAAAGCAAGAGTCATAGCATATTACCTCCCTCAGTTTTATCCTATTCCAGAGAATGATGAGGCATGGGGACCTGGCTTTACAGAATGGATAAATGTAGCTAAAGCCAAGCCACAATTCCGAGGTCATTACCAACCACACATACCTGCCGACCTCAGTTTTTACGACCTTAGAGTGCCGGAAGTTAGAGAAAAACAGGCTCAAATGGCTAAAGATGCAGGTGTTGAAGGGTTTTGTTATTGGCATTATTGGTTTGGCAATGGAAAAATGCTGCTTCAAGATGTTTTTCAAGAAGTATTAGCTTCAGGTAAGCCTGACTTTCCTTTCTGTCTTGCGTGGGCCAATCACGATTGGACTACAAAGACATGGAAGAATGATGGAAAGAAAATGATGATAGCAAAACAGACTTATCCCGGTGAAAAAGATTATATTGCTCATTTCAACTATGTACTACCTGCTTTCAAAGACCATAGGTATATAACAATAGACGATATGCCAATATTCCCTATTTTCGATCCGTATGCATTCCAAGACATAACCAATTTTATACAAAAGTGGCAAGAACTTGCAAAAATGAACGGATTAAAAGGCATATATTTTATTGCTATTATCAATTCAACAACTACTATGCAACGTAAGGAAGATGGAAGCATAGAACGAGTACTTCCTAATCTAAACTCAAGCAAAAAGGTGTATGAAGATATATTAAGTTTAGGATTTCAAGGTATAAACTCCATTGGAAAGTCTCGTGCAGAAATGATTACCCAAGGTAAATTTCTCCGTATCTTATCAATGGTTGCACATAAAAGGCTACCCTTCTTACCTTCTCTTAAATACAATTACCCTAAAGTAGTGAAGAATTTCTTTGCACCGGAAGATTCGTGGTCCAATGTTTATCCTACCATATTGCCACAATGGGACAGAACTCCACGAGCAGCTAACAGTGAAGGAATCTATATTAACGCAACACCAGAGAATTTCAAAACTCACATCAAAGATGCATTAAAATTTATTGATGGAAGAGATGAACAACATAAAGTTCTTTTTCTTCGTTCATGGAATGAATGGGGAGAAGGAAACTACGTAGAACCTGATTCTAAATATGGACATGGTTTTCTTGAGGCTTTAAAAGACACTATCATATAA
- a CDS encoding capsule assembly Wzi family protein, producing MKRHLLFVFGVACALSAMANMPDSAPKDTTHSRALSNIEYKVEMQGSFSANKTPLWLNANKYGLSSLDKINGYVRGSVERPIVVDEGRKWGLGYGLDVAVPVNYTSSFVIQQAYVEGRWLHGMLTIGAKQHPMELKDARLSTGSQTLGVNARPIPQVRLSLPEYWTLPFFNGWLHLKGHIAYGMMTDDNWQHEFTGRKSKYADNVLYHSKAGYLKIGNEDVFCPWSVELGLEMGTTFGGTSYRLNDDGMMFETKGETGLKAFWNAFFPGGADPGEVIYQNAEGNQFGSWVAKISHKSDWNTISFYADKFFEDHSSMFQLDYDGYGEGEEWQIKKKRKYLLYDFKDWLLGIEYKYHPDNWINDFVLEYVYTKYQSGPIYHDHTQTIGDHIGGNDDFYNHYIYTGNQHWGQSIGNPLYRSPIYNEDGTIVFDNNRFIAYHLGLGGHPNEFLNWRFLATYQTGWGSYANPYAESHHNMSLMAEASYLFHNQSRKWLNGITVTGAYGIDFGAILGGINHGFQLTIRKNGIFKL from the coding sequence ATGAAACGACATCTGTTATTTGTGTTTGGTGTGGCGTGTGCTTTGTCTGCAATGGCAAATATGCCTGATTCTGCCCCTAAAGACACAACTCATTCGCGCGCATTGAGCAACATAGAATATAAGGTGGAAATGCAAGGGAGCTTTTCTGCCAACAAAACACCGTTGTGGCTGAATGCCAATAAATATGGCTTGAGTTCTCTCGACAAGATAAACGGCTATGTGAGAGGTTCTGTGGAACGCCCGATAGTTGTTGATGAAGGACGAAAATGGGGATTGGGCTATGGTCTTGACGTTGCTGTGCCTGTGAACTACACGAGCAGTTTTGTGATTCAGCAGGCATACGTTGAAGGAAGATGGCTGCACGGAATGCTGACAATCGGTGCAAAGCAGCATCCTATGGAACTGAAGGATGCAAGACTTAGCACGGGTTCGCAGACATTGGGTGTCAATGCCCGTCCGATTCCACAGGTTCGGCTGTCGTTGCCTGAATACTGGACGCTACCATTCTTCAATGGATGGCTGCATTTGAAAGGGCACATAGCTTACGGTATGATGACGGATGATAACTGGCAGCACGAATTTACCGGTCGTAAATCCAAATATGCCGATAATGTTTTATACCATTCAAAAGCCGGCTATCTCAAGATTGGCAACGAAGATGTCTTTTGCCCTTGGTCTGTGGAGTTAGGTTTGGAAATGGGAACAACGTTTGGTGGCACGTCGTATCGTCTGAATGATGATGGGATGATGTTTGAAACTAAGGGAGAGACAGGCTTGAAGGCTTTTTGGAATGCTTTCTTTCCCGGAGGAGCTGACCCGGGAGAAGTAATTTATCAGAACGCAGAAGGAAATCAGTTTGGCAGTTGGGTTGCCAAAATAAGCCATAAAAGCGACTGGAACACCATTTCATTTTATGCCGACAAGTTCTTTGAAGACCATTCTTCTATGTTCCAACTCGATTATGATGGTTATGGAGAAGGAGAGGAATGGCAGATTAAGAAAAAAAGGAAATATCTGCTGTATGACTTTAAAGATTGGTTGTTAGGAATAGAGTATAAATATCATCCGGATAACTGGATCAATGATTTTGTTCTCGAATATGTATATACCAAATATCAAAGTGGTCCAATCTATCACGATCATACGCAGACGATAGGCGATCATATTGGTGGTAACGATGATTTTTACAATCATTATATTTATACAGGAAATCAACATTGGGGACAGTCGATAGGAAATCCTCTTTATCGTTCTCCAATATATAATGAAGATGGTACGATTGTCTTCGACAATAATCGTTTCATTGCCTATCATTTAGGTTTAGGTGGGCATCCTAATGAGTTTTTGAACTGGAGATTCCTTGCAACATATCAGACAGGATGGGGAAGTTATGCTAATCCATACGCTGAATCTCATCATAATATGAGCTTGATGGCTGAAGCATCCTATCTGTTTCATAATCAATCAAGGAAATGGCTCAATGGCATTACTGTAACGGGAGCTTACGGTATAGACTTTGGAGCAATATTAGGTGGAATAAATCACGGTTTTCAATTAACAATAAGGAAGAACGGAATATTTAAATTATAG